CAGACATGGCCTTGATCTCCCTGGTGACTTTCTGCAGGGCTTCTGTCATCTCCACCTGTTGATGATAATGAATCGGATTATTCTTTATTCAGGTCCTCGTTATCTGACACGTTAGCGACCTACTCTTTTTAAAATCGGTCTTTTAGATCCTTGACTTATTTGTATGCGGTATATTTTATTGTGAGGTGTGTTGAGATGTTTTAATAAAGTTGTGTTTGAATCTAAAGCTCTGAAGAAAGATGTGGGGAAGATCCACCTGATGTGCCGGCCTCAGCCCTCGGAGGAGTCCACACAGTACCAGAGGTACCTCAACTACCTGACTGGCTACGACGTCAAAGCCTTACAGTCACATTATACGGAGGAGGAACTCTCCTCACCCACTCCTACTGTGTCCGATCACACATCACGCCGTACTCTTGTTTACGGCTGGGGTCAAGGCTATACGATCACCCACCTGGCGTCTAAAGTCCTGCAGCATGTCCTCTCCACAGCCTCGGAGGTATGCTTCCAGCAGCACAGAGTATCTCTGCTGATAGTGCATGGACTGGGCGATCTCACTCCTCAGGAACCAGAAAAGGAAATGACCTATCCTCTTACTCCTGAGAGCTCTCTTCAGCAGGAACCTGGCCAGGGCACTGTCATGGTACGGCTCAAACTTCACAGCCTGAAAAACACAGAGGAGCACACATATGCATTTTTCTCAACATAAACACATCATAAATGCAAGCAAAATGTTTCAATAAACTGTAATGCAACATTATAAAGTATCTTCCAGTTTGGGGATTTGTTCATAGTCATACTGTTTTGCATGTTTAACCAAGGCCTCATTGTTGACAGTAGAGACAGTTATTTGACTCTACAGTGACGAATGGCACATGCAAAACTACCCACGGGTGCTCCCTTCTGGGAAAATACTAGGTATTGTTGTCTGTAAAGTTATTGTGTTTTTTCCTGGTCAATGTATTAAACAACTACTTTGTTTTTATGTGTGCTTCTACACTCAGAGACAGGTAGACCAACCACCTGTGACTAGGGCGGTTTAGTCATTCTCGTCatgaatcttgtcctggaggcagctctgcagagtggtcactagctagcacagccgcaaagtcataaaatcagatttgaaacctaaccttaaccaaactGCTAACCAAAATGcgtaaacctaaccttaaattaagaccaaaaaagcAGATgtttgcttttatgaatttttacaatatagctcattttgactttgcagcGGACCTATCTAAAGTGAAATCGCTCTGTTCTGCCTCCGGGACAAGagtcatgacaataaatgccaacttGCATGACTAGGGCTGGGTAACGAAACTCGGTTCCTCTGTGGAACAGGCCGAATCTTGACAGAACCAAGACCGAAACACATCAGACATTTCTCAGCCAAATGTTGGTTCCAACAAGTCTGACAAACTCACCTGGACCAGCTGCAGCAGGTATCTCAGGACGTCGTCGTCCCCCAGTGTCTCCAGCTTGCGTACGGCCATGGAGCGGACGTGAGCGTCAGAATAGTGGCAGTCTAACAGCTGCATGGCCAGGCCCACATCCAGCACACTACGGTCCCAAACAGAGCTCCTCTCCAGCAGCCTATGGGTGGCCAGGACAGCCTCCTGTTTACCCCACCGCACAGAGCCCAGCAGCTTGGGGTACGCCCTGGGAGGAGGCAGAGTTTTACAACATCTCAATAAAAATCAGATTACTCAAAGTTATTCAGTAATATAGTATTAGATGACCATGCCAGTCAGTCTTACCTGGGGTGACGCATACACTCCTCTCTGAAGTGCCACAGCAGCTCTTTGTCTTCTTGGCTGAGAGGGTGCAGTGGATCTGTCTCAACAATTACCTCAAACTGCTTCCTCAGGTGGTTAGGCATCTCCCTTtgccccctctcccctccctcggCCTCCCGACCCTCCCCCCCAGCCACCATGCCCTCCCTGCTCTTGGGCAGGGCCACTGGGTAGCAGTACTTGTCCAGCAGGATGGCTACGGCCATGGAGGAGGCCTTGTCTGGGTTGGTGGCTGAGGTCAACTTGTCTGCATTGACGCTACTGTTGTCCTCAGTCTTCTCAGGCATCTTCCACATGTGGAGGATGAACTCTCCCTGGCGCAGCAGCGAGCGGTGGTCCACCAGCAGCAGGTTGACGTAGTACAGCAGACGACTCTTAGTCTTACTACCATCATGGCTGCCGCTGCCACCTCCACCTGGGGATCCTCCGTTGTCCTGGTAGGAGGAGGTGCCCTTCGAGATCTGGGTCTGGACCTTCCCACAGGACACCtggggagaggagaaaagagaataGAGTTAAATTGTAATGAATTGAATTAAGTTGTGATTCATATTATATTCTCCAAATAATAGACTGGTATTCTACAAACAAATCCCACAACAAAAATGTTGGCTAAAGCAAATATAGACACGGCTGCCAGACTAACCCAATAAACCTTATACAGTTTACCAGTTTACCTGTAGGCTGAGGCGAGCCCCCTTGGGCAGGTCTCTGATGCGTATATTGAACTCCAGCCAGGTGTTCCACAGCACCTCCTCAGTGAAAGCCTTGGAGGAGGTCCTCTCCTGAGCCAGGAGCTGCTGGCCATGGAAGATACTGGCCTCCACATACACGATCAGCTCTGGGTTCCTCGGCAAAGCCGGGATGTCTATGCCCAGGACTTTAACCCTGAACTTCCTGTGACAGTCCCACAGAGAGATGGTGAAGACCCGTTCGTGGTCTTTCTCGTCGATCGTCAGCTGCTCATGGGTGCCTGttggaacagaggaatatacatCATCTTAATCATCAAAGAAATATTTCCCACAGTAAAATAATGTGCTATAATATTGGTTATTGTGGCACAACTCTATGGGCTAGGGGAGTTTGTTTACTTGAAAAGCACATATTGTAAATTGTAATCTATTGGTGAAATATTCTGATAAGATTACTATAGGAATGTTGATGCTAGCTTACCTGCCACTCCAGTACAGTCATCCACCTGTGCCCAGTCCTCTCTCTGGACTAGGTCTTGACCTGGATTAGGAGCCGACTCCAGAACCAGATGGATCTCCTCTCCGTTCTTCAGACACTGTCGGACCCAGTGGAAGTCCCTAACCGGGTGGTTCCCATAGATATACTCTTCCCTGCCACACACCCTCAGGACGTAGTCTGCCTCACACACATCCTCAGGAACTCCCAGCAGAGCCCTCTTATTGGAGATCTTCGTAAAGAAGGTCTGGAGCACCTGGACGGGCGTGTCGTCGATGGACACCTTGATGGTCTGGCTGGCCTTGTTCCTGTGAATGACCAGCAGGATGTGGCTGTTGGTCACCTAGAATAAAATATTATTCAATCTTTATTCATGCATGATACAGAGACAACGGAAATTGGCAATTTTTTGCTGTCCCAGTACCCAGCTACATCACCCGACACAGAACAGGCTGGGAGCAGGCAAGAAGCAGAGGGTCGCCCCGCAGAGCTGCACCCCTGGAGCAGCCAGGTTAGGGGTTACACACCTTGGTGAGCAGGTACTCCGGGAGGTGCTTGGATGTGATCCAAGGGTCCATTGAGTAGAGTTTGGGGTCCCGGTCGGACAGCTCGATCTTGCGGGGTGTGAGGAGCTTCCTCCGGGTGAACTCCAGCTCGTCATCGTGCACGTTGCTGACGTCGGTGACGTCGGAGCCAATCAGGTAGTTGAGGTACCTCTGGTACTGTGTGGACTCCTCGGAGGGCTGAGGCCGGCACGTCAGGTGGATCTTCCCCACATCTTTCTTCAGAGCTTTAGATTCAAGCACAACTTTATTAAAACATCTCAACACACCTCACAATAAAATATACCGCTTACAAATAAGTCAAAGATATAAAAGACAGATTTAAGACATAAAGCTTTTACCTTTCCAGTAGCGGATGCAGTCCAGGGTCTGAAACACCTGGTGCTTATCGTAGATCTCACACCAGTTGCCCTTCTTCTGGTAGAGCAGGATGCAGTGGTCAGGGGAGTACTTCTGGTAGAACTCAGGGCACAGGTTGGTGGCTACTACCCTCAGCCACACCTGGGCTTTCACCTGCTCCACCGTCCAGTTCCCAGCCACCTCCAGGAGCAAGGTGTCCGGGCTGCGGCTACTCTTAGTGGTGGTGGGGAGGACGAACTCGATGGCTATCTGGTCCATGGCCACGGAGAAGGTGGAGGTGAAGGCTTTcacctttcttctcctcctccggATCTCTTCTCTAAGGACTACAGGTTGAGGTTCTTCTTCATCGCTCACTTGCTGTTCCATAACACGAGTTATCTATTATCAATGAAGAATATAATATATCAGTTTAGATTAGAATAGATGGATGTATAAGGGATGTTAAATGTAGCATGTATAATTATCTCATGTTTGTAAACATAACCTATAATAAGATACTCTATCATGATATGTTATGCTCATAATAATTCAATTTTTTTATGATGGTGTATATAAATCTTATTCAACTTCTTTCAGATGAACTTCTCTGCATAGGAAGTTGCAAAGCAGGGAGCAAGGAGAAGCACTGACAGCAGTAACAAACCCATACAGTCATTGCTATCAACTCATCAAAAGAAGAGAAATGTTGCACTAAAATTGAGTAACCAGAATTTGGCAACATTGTAAATTACACCTTAGTCATTTCAGAAATTTTTTCCAAAACTGACTCAATCACAACTTGAAATGAAATTGACAAGTCTCCTACACCTGCCCACAAAAACAAACCtacagtatatttttttaaatcatacattataAAAAATACAACAATTATTGATGAAACTTCAATATAGAAATCGTTTCCCCATGAGCAAATCGAAAGCCGTTAGATTTCAAAAACAGAAAGTAACGGTAATTTATTGCCGATTATGCGCCAGGGAAAGTATGAAAGCCAGAGAAAACCATACGGAGAAAACTTACCGCTCAGTAGATCTAAACACACTAACGCCAGCATCAACATGACACGGTTTGTCACTAGGCATGTGTAAATAATTGAACAATGGTCCCAGTTTCTCCGTAGTTCATGTTGAGTCCGATGAAGTTGTACTTAAACTTTCTGTCGGCTATTCCACTCACCCCTCCCTGTTATGTGTGAAGCCGAGTCCAATGCAAGCCTACATGTTGTGCTCTTATTGGTCGCTCAGAGTCGCCATAACTGTAGTTTTGAGGGAACTGGACTACAGAAACCCACAGCCAAATAATAATTTCATTGCATAATCATCACTATTACTATTACAGATTTTTTTGCCGTTATAAACTGGGATAAGTATGTTATTGTTTCCATGCCAAGACTGATGCAtttatattcttattccattgtCATATTCACTAAAAACGTTTTCTcctgaaaataaaaaataagcatTTGTCATTCTCCGGCAAGGTATTATTTCATACTATTATATCAAACTAGCAAAGATTCTAAGCTAAACAGTTTTTGCATGATGAGGGTTCTTATTGAATGCCATCAGTTAcaaccaatgatttatatatatacatatataaatatacagttgaagtcagaagtttacatacaccttagccaaatacatttaaactcagttattcacaattcctgacatttaatcagagtaaaaattccctgtcttaggtcagttaggatcaccactttattttaagaatgtgaaatgtcagaataatagtagagagaatgatttatttcagcttttatttctttcatcacattcccagtgggtcagaagtttacatgcactcaattagtattagatagcattgcctttaaattgttgaacttgggtcaaacgtttcggatagccttccgcaagcttcccacaataagttgggtgaattttggcccattcctcctgacagagcaggtgtaaccgagtcaggtttgtgggcctccttgctcgcacacgctttttcagttctgcccacaaatttgatgagattgaggtcagggctttgtgatggccactccaataccttgactttgttgtccttaagccattttgccacaactttggaagtatgcttggagtcattgtccatttggaagagtcatttgcgaccaagctttaacttcctgactgatgtcttgagatgttgctttaatatatccatataaatttcccttcctcatgatgccatctattttgtgaagtgcaccagtccctcctgcagcaaagcacccccacaacataatgctgccacccctgtgcttcacggttgggatggtgttcttcggcttgcaagcctccccctttttcctccaaacataacgatggtcattatggccaaacagttctatttttgtttcatcagaccagaggacatttctccaaaaagtacgatctttgtccccatgtgcagttgcaaaccgtagtctggctttttttatggcggttttggagcagtggcttcttctttgctgagcggcctttcagcttatgtcgatatagaacttgttttactgtggatatagatacttttgtacctgtttcctccagaatcttcacaagatcctctgctgttgttctgggattgatttgcacttttcgcaccaaagtacgttaatctctaggagatagaacacatctccttcctgggttgtatgacggctgcatggtcccatggtgtttatacttgcgtactattgtttgtacagatgaacgtggtaccttcaggcttttggaaattgctcccaaggatgaactaaacttgtggaggtcaacaatttttgactgatttcttttgattttcccatgatgtcaagcaaagaggcactgagtttgaaggtaggtcttgaaatacatccacaggtacacctccaatttactaaaatgatttcaattagcctatcagaagcttctaaagccatgacatcattttctggaattttccaagctgtttaaaggcacagtcaatttagtgtatgtaaacttctgacccactggaattgtgatacagtgtattataagtgaaataatccgtctgtaaacaattgttgggaaaatggcttgtgtcatgcaccaagtagatgtcctaaccgacttgccaaaactatagtttgttaacaagaaatttgtggggtggttgaaaaacgCGTTTTAACGATTCCAACCTAATTGTACGTAAACGTTATATACATCACTGGTTACAACCGCTGTCAGTGAGGTTTGGGTTTGTTGAACAATAGCGCACCCTTCTGGTTATGGTGGTTTTCATTTCACCTATGTTTCAATGAATCCAGCAAAGGtggctgcaatgtcgaacaagcCCATAGACTTCCATTGAATCAGAAAAAAACGAGAGAGTGGGATGCATAGACTGTAACAAATAGTGGGATGTCTCGCTTCCTTTTCCGTCTCTGATTTCAGAGATGTTACAACAATAATGGTGGCTCCTGGGGAaaaaaaataatttcacaaataatTAATTTGACAGCAGTCTCATATTTTTATCTATACATTTTTAAATACAATAATTTACATCTTCATTATCATGGTATTATCATGGTAAAAGGTTATTTTTAGTTACAGTATTTGCTAATTCCAATCATTTTCGCTCAATGTATTGCGGTTCAAGTGTTGGTATAGGCCGCTGATCCTAGAACAGTCCTTACGATTCAGAATTTGGGCAAATGATAAGCCTGCTTTGTGGCCTTGCCCCCTTACACTACGTTATCGTCTACCCCTCCGCTTGTGTGACGCGAGTCCCGCCTCCCTACGGCCCGTGTTATGCCCGCTTCCCTCCGTCTCTTCAGCGTCCCTTCCCCAGCGACAGAGCTAGGTTGTTAGTCCCCAACACGGAGCAATACTACTGACACCAGCGACTGACTGAAACCAAGGGGAAGATGGAGCACAGAGACCCTCATTTCAACATATTGTTAGCTACTGATTCTTATAAGGTGAGTGGGCGACGCCAGTATGTTAGTGCGACTGTATGCGTGTGCTCAGTGTGAATTGAATTCTATCAGCCAAGGTGGTTGCATCCTCCAAGGCCATCACGCTTGCCTTGGTCGCTTTCTGTGTCAGGTCGCTAGGCCaaatggggaggagagaggggcaggTAGAAAAGGTAGTACCGCATTCCGAAAGGATCCTCTTGCCTATTTTCATCTCGGATGACTGACGGAATGGCCACTGACGAATCTACGCAGAGCTCACCTTTGCGCAGCTAGCTACGCTTGCTAGGCAGGCAGCTAACGAATGAGCAGAGGCGGTAGCTAGCGCAAGGAAGCAATGAATTGAGCGGGTGATTTTGCTACCAAACCGAGGGAAGGCTAGTTTCTGCAAGAGACGTAGCTAACAGACTAGCGTCTCTGGTGTTACTATCCATTTCCTTACTTTGGAAAAAACTATGGCAGATCCTGAAACAAAAGCGAAACTTTAGTAAGCCTTTGGAAACGCTCTAGGTCTTTTTGCAAACCTTTTTTGACCGTCGAAATTGTTGAAGACTGAGGTGGAATGAGTGTATTCAGCGCACATCAAATGAGAGATGCATGCTGTATAATTCGGGCTGTTTTTGACTGGgttttacatgttattttctTTGAAGAAAAatcagctgtctgctgataggTACAATTATAGACCTTGCAGGCAGAAATGGTATAGTTATGACTGACTGCTTTTGTCGATTACAATACTAcgagaaatgtatttatttcatccAAGCTGTCATATCAACTGAATCTCTCACTCACAGGTCACACAATACATAGTCTTATTTTTATACCATTGTGGCACAACACTATTATGTAAACATAGTGGAACTGATATGTTGTTTCCTCTTTACCAGATGGACAATAATAAAGGCTGCACAAAGCACATTAATCCTATTATATTTGATGAGCCAGCATCAACTGTCCGTGCTGTGATGATGCTGTTCTCTGGACTTGTGTATGTAGAGTGGCACAAAAACATCTGTCTGTTGGGCTCAATGCCATACAGTGACTTGTCAGCATCTGGAACTAGAGGCCCtgtgaggatagagagagagggggggtgggaaACTAAAGGCAGGGCACAGGCTACTGTGACTGATACACCATAACATGATGGAGGGTAATAAGGGGTAATAAAGTAGGCCCTGAAGTCCCTAACCACTGTCCTAAAACCATGGAGAAATATTGGATTCTCAGTGTTCTTTCTTTGCcattgtaacagtataactttagtacgtcccctcgccccgacctcgggcgcgaaccagggaccctctgcacacatcaacaagtcacccacgaagcgtcgttacccatcgctccacaaaagccgcggcccttgcagagcaaggggaaaccctacttcaagtctcagagcaagtgacgtaaccgattgaaacgctattagcgcgcaccaccgctaactagctagccatttcacatcggttacaccatgCAAAGCTTATGCTTTTTTGTTTCACAACCCCTGGTCTGGTAAAATACCCCAAAAAAGTGAGATTTGTGAACAGAACAGAATGGAGTCAAACGGCTCCAAACATTAGCTTTAATCTTGGTCAATTGTGCTTCatgaaaatatttttatttagtctttctctctcctgttgtGTCCCTATAATTCAGAATGTGTGCATTCAGACTGAGCCGGTTGGCTCCATCCAGCAGCCAGTGACACTCGGGACTCATCACACGCAGGGGGCTCGTCTCTCTGTCAGAGCGGAGGTCCTAGTGGACTGATTCCCAGGCCAGCACTGATCGATGTAGGCACAGTTCTAGAATCAGCTAACCCATCGGAGGAGTTGCAAAACTGACCTTTGGTTCAatggttaggttactggttagttCATGAGGTCCTGTGGGGGGCTAGTGAAGGATGGGACAACATTGGTTAATAACCTAGGCCGAGTGACCTGTTGTGTAGGCTATGTCATTGTATGTGCAAGGCCGGTGCAGCCCAGAGGTAGGACGGGGGGAGGGTCAGAAGTAACACCGTTTTACAGCTGACTGAATTCccggaaagtgagagagagattgatgtGTGCGTGCCCAGAGACGAGGACACAGGACTGTGCCAGCCAGATATGCCGCTGTAGAGAGGCCAGTGTAATTATATGTACATAGTAGTCGTGGCTAATCAATAAAAGCATCGTCAGCAGATTTGCTCATTACTCTGTGTTTGCGTTATTTACTGTTCCATCTGCTCCGCGGCCCGTCTCTCTTGTCCCGCTCTTTTTTTAATAACTGTCCCCAATGTGCCCATCCTCTCCATCTGTCCCACACATACCTGGGTGTCCCAGGTGCACCTAGAGAGAGTGAGATGTCACCAAAGTACCATTCAATCTTTCAATCAATCTTTCAATCAACTGTCATTTTATAGCCTGACGTTCTGATGTATTTTATCCATGTTGTCTCCTCCGTCTTTGCTCTAGGTGACACACTACAAGCAGTACCCTCCCAACACCAGTAAAGTGTACTCCTACTTCGAGTGCCGCGAGAAGAGGGCTGACCCGACCAAGAACAGAAAAGTGAAGTATGAGACAACAGTCTTCTACGGCCTGCAGTACATCACCAACAAATACTTAAAAGGTAAGGATTGTATTGATGTCCTCATAATGCAAAATAAGACACCAAAGCCTATATAAATAGCTCTTCTTTGAGTTAGCATTCTCTACCACTAGGCCTTGCTACTAGTCTGCATAGTTGAAGTGAAGAGAGTGATCCTTCCTGTTTCTGCCAGCAGGAGAATCACGGTCATGTGATCAAGGCTAGCATATCATTTAATAGATGCTCAGATTAATTCTACACCATGTACTGGCAGCATCTGAGGCTCTGTAGCATCTAGACTGAGCAGGGGAGAGTCTCAgttgcatttccttgattcctcgcgTCCACTCTCCACGCCTCCTTCGCAAAACCCATTGAATGAGAAGTTCAGAGGTCCCTCCCCAGGATCACGTTTCAGTACTTTGACAAGCTATCCTTTCTTTCTGCCTCACTTGGAAGTTATGATTCATCAGTCCTCTTGCTGTGAAGATCTTacctggagagtgtgtgtgtgtgtttcaattgTTCTTGTTATACTATACTTGTGAGAACTTTTGGTCCTtgcaaggatagtaaaaccaaacacacacaaggaaaaatgtaatttttggctaggttagggttacatttagggttaagtgcaggggtttgggtttagggttagggaaaataggattttaaatgaggatcaattgtttggtccccataAGGATACAATGAGCTCTAAAAGtactgggacagtgacacattttgttgttattttggctctgtacttcagtactttggatttgaaatgaaacAATGAAATTACAGTagtttttgtacatagtccccccattttggGGACCAAAAgaattgggacaaattcactcaTGTGTAGttaaaagtttagtatttggtcctgtattcctagcacgcaatgattacatcaagcttgtgactctacaaccTTCTTGGActcatttgctgtttgttttggttgtgtttcaaatAATTTTGTGTCCAATAGAAGTTAATTGTAAATACTGTATTGTGTCATTTGCAATAAAAGTggctccaaaatgacacaatataaTATTTACCAtaaatttctattgggcacaaaataatctgaaacacaaccaaaacaaacagcaaatgaatCCAagaagtttgtagagtcacaagctttgatgtaatcattgtgtgctaggaatacgGGACCAAATACTCAACTTTAGATGACTTTTATACGATGGCTTTTGAGAAGGAGGCATGGagagaggaatcaaggaaatgcaattgGGATTCTCCCCAGGATCACGTTCCAATACTTTTAAAAGGAATCCTTCCTTGTGATTGACCTAACGTCAGTGGTTAGGATTTCACTACCCAGTAATGTCCGGTCAGTGATTACTCCACGGTAGGAAGTAAGGAAAGAGGACGCCTTTTATTTTCACTGTATTTGAACAGGGCCTAGACTACAGCTCCTCCTCTGGTCATCAGTTATTGTAAAGGGAGCTTAGAGCCTCCTGTTGAGGCTTAGCTGGATGTCCCACCTTGGGCAGCCTCAGTCTAGACACAGATCTAAGCTCAGTTTCTCACTCCGTACCCTAATGGTGCCTGCCCTAAGGTTAACGTTTATAGAAGGTtaagctgattctagatctgtgTTTATTCTTCCACACAGCATCAGAGAGTGGAACTCAAAGTGATTTCACGGCGAGGCAGAGAGAGGTGCTGTAGAGAGCTTTAGGACTAGCGTGGACTGGAGACAAAGGAACATCTGCTCGTTGAGCCCCTAGCAACACAAAGGGCAGCTGTGCTAGGGGCTACTAGCATTGATTCACTACAATGATACAGAGTTCTACCTGCAATAAGTAGCCTTAGAATAACATTTTCTTaactttgtttttatttgtctTCAAATAACCTTTTAAAAAATACCAGCCTTGTTACTTTATTGCAACGGGGTCGTAATCAAGCAcacgttggtgtgtgtgtgtgtaactgttaaGTTGTGGTTGTGTGTAGGTGTGCTGTGTATGTGTAGCTGTATACATTGTATGTGTCCCTAGCCTGTAGCATGTTCTGCAGCAGGATAAAGCCGCTctgtaagagggagagagacgctACTAATTTAATAGCACACTGAAGGACTAGAGTTTGGAATTccaatgcttctctctctcctcccccttctctctttctactcacccttctctctctctatactcacCCTTCTCTCACTCTTTTGCTCTCACAAACTGTCACATCTCTCTATCCTATACACTCCACTTGTTCACTGATGCTTCAACCATTtaaccgctctctctctctctctctctctctctctctctctctcctttctctctctctctctctctctctctctctctctctctctctctcctttctgtctctctctctctctctcctttctgtctctctctctctctctcctttctgtctctctctctctctcctttctgtctctctctctctctctctcctttctgtctctctcgctctctctcctttctctctctctctctctctctctctctcctttctctctctctatttccttcctctccctccaggGAAGGTGGTGACTCCAGAGAAGATCCAGGAAGCAAAAGAGGTGTACAGGGAACACTTCCAGGATGACGTCTTCAACGAGAAGGGCTGGAACTACATACTGGAGGTACACATACACGTTTGTTTtactacagtgagctccaaaagtattgggacagtttTGCCTCTGtattccagcactttggatttgaaattatacaatgactatgaggttaaagtgcagactgtcaccTTGTCCTtaatatcgggtgaaccgtttagaaattgcAGCACTTTTTGTTCATagtcccccccattttaggggaccaaaagtattgggacaaattcacttacgtgtattaaagtagtcaaaagttgagtatttggtcccatatacctaacacacaatgattacatcaagcttgtgattctacaactttgttggatgcatttgctgtttgttttggttgtgtttcagattattttgcgcccaatagaaatgaatggtaaataatgtattgtaatcatggtagcatccacattaaggtagaagtgtttagaaacatattatattcttatttacaatcaaattggctcca
This DNA window, taken from Salvelinus namaycush isolate Seneca chromosome 38, SaNama_1.0, whole genome shotgun sequence, encodes the following:
- the LOC120032022 gene encoding phosphatidylinositol 4,5-bisphosphate 3-kinase catalytic subunit gamma isoform-like — encoded protein: MEQQVSDEEEPQPVVLREEIRRRRRKVKAFTSTFSVAMDQIAIEFVLPTTTKSSRSPDTLLLEVAGNWTVEQVKAQVWLRVVATNLCPEFYQKYSPDHCILLYQKKGNWCEIYDKHQVFQTLDCIRYWKALKKDVGKIHLTCRPQPSEESTQYQRYLNYLIGSDVTDVSNVHDDELEFTRRKLLTPRKIELSDRDPKLYSMDPWITSKHLPEYLLTKVTNSHILLVIHRNKASQTIKVSIDDTPVQVLQTFFTKISNKRALLGVPEDVCEADYVLRVCGREEYIYGNHPVRDFHWVRQCLKNGEEIHLVLESAPNPGQDLVQREDWAQVDDCTGVAGTHEQLTIDEKDHERVFTISLWDCHRKFRVKVLGIDIPALPRNPELIVYVEASIFHGQQLLAQERTSSKAFTEEVLWNTWLEFNIRIRDLPKGARLSLQVSCGKVQTQISKGTSSYQDNGGSPGGGGSGSHDGSKTKSRLLYYVNLLLVDHRSLLRQGEFILHMWKMPEKTEDNSSVNADKLTSATNPDKASSMAVAILLDKYCYPVALPKSREGMVAGGEGREAEGGERGQREMPNHLRKQFEVIVETDPLHPLSQEDKELLWHFREECMRHPRAYPKLLGSVRWGKQEAVLATHRLLERSSVWDRSVLDVGLAMQLLDCHYSDAHVRSMAVRKLETLGDDDVLRYLLQLVQAVKFEPYHDSALARFLLKRALRSKRIGHFLFWFLRSEIAQSMHYQQRYSVLLEAYLRGCGEDMLQDFRRQVEMTEALQKVTREIKAMSAEKYDVSAQVVFQLRQKLENLQTSGLPESFRVPYDPGLRAGALVIEQCKVMASKKRPLWLQFKRADPTTLSSDTIGVIFKDGDDLRQDMLILQILLIMESIWEEESLDLSLLPYGCISTGNKIGMIEIVKDATTIANIQQSVVGSTGAFKDEILNQWLRDKCVSEEKFQQAVERFVFSCGGYCVATYVLGVGDRHNNNIMITESGNLFHIDFGHILGNYKSFLGISKERVPFVLTPDFLYVMGTSGKKSSPHFQKFQDVCVRAYLALRHHTNLLVILFSMMLMTGMPQLTSKEDIEYIREALTVGRTEEEAQRHLLDQIEICRDKGWTVQFNWFLHLVLGIKQGVDKRSA